A stretch of the Staphylococcus sp. NRL 16/872 genome encodes the following:
- a CDS encoding NADPH-dependent oxidoreductase: MADHVYNLTKQHHSVRKFKDKPLSEDVVKKLVEAGQNASTSSYLQTYSIIGIDDPQIKEQLKEVSGQSHVVDNGYLFVFVLDYYRHSLINENVDYNMETSFESAEGLLVGTIDVALVSENIALTAEDMGYGIVYLGSLRNDVGRVREILDLPEYAFPLFGMAVGEPADDENGAPKPRLPFEHVFHKNVYNSNQKQQNEELNQYDEIVSEYYKERTNGERSETWSQQVAGFLSGKTRLDMLEQLNKAGLMKR, encoded by the coding sequence GTGGCAGATCATGTTTATAATTTAACGAAACAACACCATTCAGTAAGAAAGTTTAAAGATAAACCTCTAAGTGAAGATGTAGTAAAAAAATTAGTTGAAGCTGGCCAAAACGCTTCAACATCTAGTTATTTACAAACGTATTCAATTATCGGTATTGATGACCCTCAAATTAAAGAACAATTAAAAGAAGTATCTGGTCAATCTCATGTTGTGGATAATGGTTACTTATTTGTATTTGTTTTAGATTATTATCGCCATAGCTTAATTAATGAAAATGTTGATTATAATATGGAAACGTCTTTTGAATCAGCAGAGGGTTTGTTAGTAGGAACAATTGATGTAGCGCTTGTTTCTGAAAATATTGCTTTAACGGCCGAAGATATGGGCTACGGCATTGTATACTTAGGTTCTTTACGTAATGATGTTGGCCGTGTACGTGAAATTTTAGACTTACCAGAGTACGCCTTCCCTTTATTTGGAATGGCAGTAGGAGAGCCTGCTGATGATGAAAATGGTGCACCAAAACCACGTCTGCCATTTGAACATGTCTTTCATAAAAATGTTTATAACAGTAACCAAAAACAACAAAATGAAGAGCTAAATCAATATGATGAAATAGTTAGTGAATATTATAAAGAACGTACAAATGGAGAACGTTCTGAAACTTGGTCACAACAAGTGGCAGGATTTTTAAGTGGAAAAACACGTTTAGATATGTTGGAACAATTAAATAAAGCAGGTTT